The Streptomyces sp. NBC_01244 genome contains a region encoding:
- a CDS encoding HpcH/HpaI aldolase/citrate lyase family protein: MILTWLYVPGDRPEVVSKALQAGADAVIVDLEDAVSASRKEYARGATAELLGDRHPVPVHVRVNALDSPWGGADLSALAGLGGLAGLRLPKISSPAQIVATADRTAGVALYALLESAIGVERAYEIARAHPALRGLSLGEADLRADLGVTSESGLDWPRSRVVVAARAAGLAPPAQSVFPDIRNLEALAASCARGRALGFLGRAAIHPRQLPVIERAYLPGPAEVSAAEEIVAAARRTPGAVALPDGRFVDPAMLAGAERVVALSRRDAPVLS, from the coding sequence GTGATCCTGACCTGGCTCTACGTACCCGGCGACCGCCCGGAGGTGGTGTCCAAGGCCCTGCAGGCCGGGGCCGACGCCGTCATCGTGGACCTGGAGGACGCGGTGTCGGCCTCCCGCAAGGAGTACGCCCGCGGCGCCACCGCCGAACTCCTCGGCGACCGGCACCCGGTACCGGTCCACGTCCGCGTCAACGCCCTCGACTCCCCCTGGGGCGGCGCCGACCTCAGCGCGCTGGCCGGGCTCGGCGGCCTCGCCGGGCTGCGCCTGCCCAAGATCTCCTCGCCGGCGCAGATCGTCGCCACCGCCGACCGCACCGCGGGGGTGGCCCTGTACGCCCTGCTGGAGTCGGCGATCGGCGTGGAACGTGCCTACGAGATCGCCCGCGCGCACCCCGCCCTGCGCGGCCTGTCCCTGGGCGAGGCGGACCTGCGGGCGGACCTGGGCGTCACCTCGGAGTCCGGCCTGGACTGGCCGCGCTCCCGGGTGGTGGTCGCGGCCCGGGCGGCCGGGCTGGCGCCGCCGGCCCAGTCGGTGTTCCCCGACATCCGGAACCTGGAGGCGCTGGCGGCCTCCTGCGCCCGGGGCCGGGCCCTCGGCTTCCTGGGGCGCGCGGCGATCCACCCGCGCCAGCTCCCGGTGATCGAGCGGGCCTACCTGCCCGGCCCGGCGGAGGTCAGCGCCGCCGAGGAGATCGTGGCCGCGGCCCGCCGCACCCCGGGCGCGGTGGCCCTGCCCGACGGCCGCTTCGTCGACCCGGCGATGCTGGCGGGCGCGGAACGGGTCGTGGCCCTGTCCCGCCGGGACGCGCCGGTCCTCTCCTGA
- the lgt gene encoding prolipoprotein diacylglyceryl transferase: MNLAFIPSPSTGVLQLGPIPLRGYAFCIIIGVFVAVWLGNKRWIARGGKPGTVADIAVWAVPFGLVGGRLYHVITDYQLYFGEGRDWVDAFKIWEGGLGIWGAIALGAVGAWIGCRRRGIPLPAWADALAPGIALAQACGRWGNWFNQELYGRATDLPWAVEITDGPNRVAGTYHPTFLYESLWCVGVALLVIWADRRFTLGHGRAFALYVAAYCVGRGWIEYMRVDEAHHVLGLRLNVWTSIVVFVLAVVYLVLSAKLRPGREAVVEPDANAVPGAKDADTVAGAEGGDTPAGEAAAEGDEADAGAAAAEAEPADAADAEGEAEADGEDKAGAPGAKKL, translated from the coding sequence ATGAACCTTGCCTTCATTCCCAGTCCGTCGACGGGCGTGCTCCAACTCGGACCGATCCCGCTGCGCGGCTACGCGTTCTGCATCATCATCGGCGTCTTCGTCGCCGTCTGGCTCGGCAACAAGCGCTGGATCGCGCGCGGCGGTAAGCCGGGCACGGTCGCGGACATTGCCGTGTGGGCGGTGCCGTTCGGCCTGGTCGGCGGTCGCCTCTACCACGTGATCACCGACTACCAGCTCTACTTCGGCGAGGGCCGCGACTGGGTCGACGCCTTCAAGATCTGGGAAGGCGGCCTCGGCATCTGGGGCGCCATCGCGCTGGGCGCCGTCGGTGCCTGGATCGGCTGTCGCCGGCGGGGCATCCCGCTGCCGGCCTGGGCCGACGCCCTGGCCCCCGGCATCGCGCTGGCCCAGGCCTGCGGACGCTGGGGCAACTGGTTCAACCAGGAGCTGTACGGCCGCGCCACCGATCTGCCGTGGGCGGTGGAGATCACCGACGGCCCGAACCGGGTCGCCGGGACCTACCACCCGACCTTCCTCTACGAGTCCCTCTGGTGCGTCGGTGTCGCCCTGCTGGTGATCTGGGCCGACCGCCGCTTCACGCTCGGACACGGGCGGGCGTTCGCGCTGTACGTCGCCGCGTACTGCGTGGGGCGCGGCTGGATCGAGTACATGCGGGTCGACGAGGCCCACCACGTCCTCGGCCTGCGCCTCAACGTCTGGACCTCGATCGTCGTCTTCGTGCTCGCCGTCGTCTACCTGGTGCTGTCGGCGAAGCTGCGGCCGGGCCGCGAGGCGGTCGTCGAACCGGACGCGAACGCCGTGCCCGGCGCCAAGGACGCTGACACGGTGGCCGGCGCCGAGGGCGGGGACACCCCGGCCGGGGAGGCCGCAGCCGAGGGCGACGAGGCCGATGCCGGGGCCGCGGCCGCCGAGGCCGAGCCGGCGGACGCTGCGGACGCCGAAGGCGAAGCCGAAGCCGACGGCGAGGACAAGGCAGGGGCCCCCGGGGCCAAGAAGCTCTGA
- the trpA gene encoding tryptophan synthase subunit alpha, with product MSGTIELLSATLAKAKSEDRAALVAYLPAGFPTVDGAIEAVKAVIAGGADVVEIGLPHSDPVLDGAIIQTADDIALRGGVKIADTLRTVREAYEATGAPILVMTYWNPIDRYGVERFTAELAEAGGAGCILPDLPVQESALWREHAAKHGLATVFVVAPSSKDERLATITAAGSGFVYAASLMGVTGTRESVGNQASDLVRRTRATSDLPVCVGLGVSNAVQAKEVAAFADGVIVGSAFVKLLLDAPDLPAGLAAVKALAGELAEGVRRS from the coding sequence GTGAGCGGCACCATCGAACTCCTGTCGGCGACCCTCGCGAAGGCGAAGTCCGAGGACCGCGCGGCCCTCGTCGCCTACCTCCCGGCCGGCTTCCCGACCGTCGACGGTGCCATCGAGGCCGTCAAGGCCGTCATCGCCGGCGGCGCGGACGTGGTCGAGATCGGCCTCCCGCACAGCGACCCGGTCCTGGACGGCGCGATCATCCAGACCGCCGACGACATCGCCCTGCGCGGCGGCGTCAAGATCGCCGACACGCTGCGGACCGTCCGCGAGGCGTACGAGGCGACCGGCGCCCCGATCCTGGTCATGACGTACTGGAACCCCATCGACCGCTACGGCGTCGAGCGGTTCACCGCCGAGCTCGCCGAGGCCGGCGGCGCGGGCTGCATCCTGCCCGACCTGCCCGTCCAGGAGTCCGCGCTGTGGCGCGAGCACGCGGCCAAGCACGGTCTGGCGACCGTCTTCGTCGTGGCTCCCAGCAGCAAGGACGAGCGCCTCGCCACCATCACGGCGGCCGGCTCCGGCTTCGTCTACGCCGCGTCGCTGATGGGCGTCACCGGCACCCGCGAGTCGGTCGGCAACCAGGCGTCCGACCTGGTGCGCCGTACCCGCGCCACCAGCGACCTGCCGGTCTGCGTGGGACTGGGCGTCTCCAACGCCGTCCAGGCCAAGGAGGTCGCCGCCTTCGCCGACGGCGTGATCGTCGGCTCCGCCTTCGTGAAGCTGCTGCTCGACGCGCCGGACCTGCCCGCCGGGCTGGCCGCCGTCAAGGCACTGGCGGGCGAGCTCGCCGAGGGCGTGCGCCGGAGCTGA
- the trpB gene encoding tryptophan synthase subunit beta, which produces MSSASNFFIPDPEGHIPNAEGYFGDFGGKFIPEALVAAVDEVAVEYEKAKGDPAFAAELNDLMVNYTGRPSSLTEVPRFAEHAGGARIFLKREDLNHTGSHKINNVLGQALLTKRMGKTRVIAETGAGQHGVATATACALFGLECTIYMGEIDTERQALNVARMRILGAEVIAVKSGSRTLKDAINEAFRDWVANVDRTHYLFGTVAGPHPFPAMVRDFHRVIGVEARRQILERTGRLPDAVAACVGGGSNAIGLFHAFIPDADVRLVGFEPAGHGVETGEHAATLTAGEPGILHGSRSYVLQDEEGQITEPYSISAGLDYPGIGPEHSYLKDAGRAEYRAVTDDQAMQALRLLSRTEGIIPAIESAHALAGALDLGKELGKDGLLVVNLSGRGDKDMDTAARYFDLYDANASEGESK; this is translated from the coding sequence ATGTCCAGCGCCAGCAATTTCTTCATCCCGGACCCCGAGGGTCACATCCCCAACGCCGAGGGCTACTTCGGCGACTTCGGCGGCAAGTTCATCCCGGAGGCGCTCGTCGCCGCCGTGGACGAGGTCGCCGTCGAGTACGAGAAGGCCAAGGGCGACCCGGCCTTCGCGGCCGAGCTCAACGACCTGATGGTCAACTACACCGGCCGCCCCAGCTCCCTCACCGAGGTGCCCCGGTTCGCCGAGCACGCCGGCGGCGCGCGGATCTTCCTCAAGCGCGAGGACCTGAACCACACCGGCTCGCACAAGATCAACAACGTGCTGGGCCAGGCGCTGCTCACCAAGCGCATGGGCAAGACCCGCGTCATCGCCGAGACCGGAGCCGGCCAGCACGGCGTGGCCACCGCCACCGCCTGCGCCCTGTTCGGCCTCGAGTGCACCATCTACATGGGCGAGATCGACACCGAGCGCCAGGCCCTGAACGTGGCCCGGATGCGCATCCTGGGCGCCGAGGTCATCGCGGTGAAGTCCGGCTCCCGGACGCTGAAGGACGCCATCAACGAGGCGTTCCGCGACTGGGTCGCCAACGTGGACCGCACCCACTACCTCTTCGGCACCGTCGCGGGCCCCCACCCCTTCCCCGCCATGGTCCGCGACTTCCACCGGGTCATCGGCGTCGAGGCCCGCCGCCAGATCCTGGAGCGCACCGGCAGGCTGCCCGACGCCGTCGCGGCCTGCGTCGGCGGCGGCTCCAACGCCATCGGCCTGTTCCACGCCTTCATCCCGGACGCGGACGTCCGCCTGGTCGGCTTCGAGCCCGCCGGGCACGGCGTGGAAACCGGTGAGCACGCGGCCACGCTGACCGCGGGCGAGCCCGGCATCCTGCACGGATCGCGCTCCTACGTCCTCCAGGACGAGGAGGGCCAGATCACCGAGCCGTACTCCATCTCGGCCGGTCTGGACTACCCGGGCATCGGCCCCGAGCACTCCTACCTCAAGGACGCGGGCCGCGCCGAGTACCGGGCCGTCACCGACGACCAGGCGATGCAGGCCCTGCGGCTGCTCTCGCGCACCGAGGGCATCATCCCGGCCATCGAGTCCGCGCACGCCCTCGCGGGCGCCCTGGACCTCGGCAAGGAACTCGGCAAGGACGGCCTGCTCGTCGTCAACCTGTCCGGCCGCGGCGACAAGGACATGGACACCGCCGCCCGTTACTTCGACCTGTACGACGCGAACGCCTCCGAGGGGGAGTCCAAGTGA
- the trpM gene encoding tryptophan biosynthesis modulator TrpM, whose amino-acid sequence MAQNRPSVRTRPGSGLAAVPTAHAPLARGCRPRGCRAPARRVHGRRVRYVIGSEPGQVNGMRWRPGAAS is encoded by the coding sequence ATGGCCCAAAACCGCCCCTCCGTCCGCACCCGACCGGGCTCCGGCCTGGCCGCCGTGCCGACGGCGCACGCGCCCCTGGCGCGCGGCTGCCGCCCTCGCGGCTGCCGCGCCCCGGCCCGGCGCGTCCACGGGCGGCGGGTCCGGTACGTGATCGGCTCCGAGCCCGGTCAGGTCAACGGCATGCGATGGCGACCCGGAGCCGCGTCGTAA
- the trpC gene encoding indole-3-glycerol phosphate synthase TrpC, producing MSVLDEIIEGVREDLAERQARVSLDELKERAAKAPQAKDGVAALRGDSVKVICEVKRSSPSKGALAAIADPAGLAADYEAGGAAVISVLTEQRRFGGSLADLEAVRARVDIPILRKDFIVTAYQLWEARAYGADLVLLIVAALEQEALVSLIERAESIGLTPLVEVHDEEEVERAVAAGAKIIGVNARNLKDLKVDRSTFERVVGEIPAHIVKVAESGIRGPHDLIAYANEGADAVLVGESLVTGRDPKSAVADLVAAGAHPALRHGRS from the coding sequence GTGAGTGTGCTCGACGAGATCATCGAAGGGGTCCGCGAAGACCTTGCCGAACGGCAGGCGCGCGTCAGCCTCGACGAGCTCAAGGAGCGTGCCGCCAAGGCGCCCCAGGCCAAGGACGGCGTCGCTGCCCTGCGCGGCGACAGCGTCAAGGTGATCTGCGAGGTCAAGCGCTCCAGCCCCTCCAAGGGCGCGCTGGCCGCCATCGCCGATCCGGCCGGGCTCGCCGCCGACTACGAAGCGGGCGGTGCGGCGGTCATTTCCGTCCTCACCGAGCAGCGTCGTTTCGGTGGCTCGCTGGCCGACCTGGAGGCCGTCCGCGCCCGCGTGGACATCCCGATCCTGCGCAAGGACTTCATCGTCACGGCGTACCAGCTGTGGGAGGCCCGCGCCTACGGCGCCGACCTCGTGCTGCTGATCGTCGCGGCCCTGGAGCAGGAGGCCCTCGTCTCCCTCATCGAGCGGGCCGAGTCCATCGGCCTCACCCCGCTCGTCGAGGTCCACGACGAGGAGGAAGTGGAGCGCGCGGTCGCCGCCGGGGCCAAGATCATCGGCGTCAACGCCCGCAACCTCAAGGACCTCAAGGTCGACCGCTCCACCTTCGAGCGCGTCGTCGGCGAGATCCCGGCCCACATCGTCAAGGTTGCCGAGTCCGGCATCCGCGGACCGCACGACCTGATCGCCTATGCGAACGAGGGCGCGGACGCCGTCCTCGTCGGGGAGTCCCTGGTGACCGGCCGCGACCCGAAGTCGGCCGTGGCCGACCTCGTCGCCGCCGGCGCCCACCCCGCCCTGCGCCACGGGCGGAGCTGA
- a CDS encoding DUF2752 domain-containing protein, with translation MSGENQRVDPSSGTTDLAPPPAPVSRAGRLARPALTLAAAAAALAYVGTVDPNEPGHYPACPLFRLTGVLCPGCGGLRSAHAFAHGDLVTAIGANAMAVAGYFFFAGFMVLWLVRAYRGVPAPRLVVRPLYWWGIGVVALAFSVVRNLPLGSFLAP, from the coding sequence ATGAGCGGAGAGAATCAGCGGGTGGACCCCTCCTCCGGAACGACCGATCTCGCACCGCCTCCCGCGCCCGTCTCCCGGGCCGGCCGGCTGGCGCGTCCGGCGCTCACGCTGGCGGCGGCCGCCGCGGCCCTCGCGTACGTGGGGACCGTGGACCCGAACGAACCCGGCCACTATCCGGCCTGCCCGCTGTTCCGCCTGACCGGGGTCCTGTGTCCGGGCTGCGGAGGATTGCGCAGTGCGCACGCGTTCGCCCATGGCGATCTCGTGACAGCTATCGGGGCAAATGCCATGGCGGTCGCCGGCTACTTCTTCTTCGCCGGTTTCATGGTCCTGTGGCTGGTTCGCGCCTATCGCGGGGTGCCCGCCCCGAGGCTCGTCGTACGGCCGTTGTACTGGTGGGGGATCGGCGTGGTGGCCCTGGCTTTCTCCGTTGTCCGGAACCTGCCCCTGGGCTCTTTCCTGGCGCCCTGA
- a CDS encoding HGxxPAAW family protein, whose protein sequence is MAGTSHGHTPAAWTGVIIAVIGFCISGAFMVLANPLGFYAGLVVVVIGGVVGMAMKAAGMGAPKAAHHDLAEVIAANRVAAKV, encoded by the coding sequence ATGGCGGGCACTAGCCACGGACACACCCCGGCCGCCTGGACCGGTGTCATCATCGCGGTCATCGGTTTCTGCATCTCCGGCGCCTTCATGGTGCTGGCGAACCCGCTGGGCTTCTACGCGGGCCTCGTCGTCGTCGTCATCGGCGGTGTCGTGGGCATGGCGATGAAGGCCGCGGGCATGGGCGCGCCGAAGGCCGCGCACCACGACCTCGCCGAGGTCATCGCCGCGAACCGCGTCGCCGCCAAGGTCTGA
- a CDS encoding TIGR02234 family membrane protein, giving the protein MGYVSAVPPPRTEHADAAADPGPPSGRGGRRSVAVALLFGALGATVVLLASGRVWARGVAAIGGGSLPVTADGRAVTGLPAALAIVGLAALVAVFAVRGRSRLLVSALLALSGLGAGAAALANADGRRALDAQAARTTADTAAHVAGLTHTAWPYVTAVGGALILLAGLLALRFGSSWPTMGGRYERDGSPRPRKAAVVDPDRPEDLWKALDRGEDPTGPDPAP; this is encoded by the coding sequence GTGGGGTACGTGAGTGCCGTACCCCCGCCCCGAACCGAACACGCCGATGCCGCCGCCGATCCCGGGCCCCCCTCGGGTCGCGGCGGCCGCCGCAGCGTGGCCGTCGCGCTGCTGTTCGGCGCGCTCGGCGCCACCGTCGTCCTGCTCGCCTCCGGCCGCGTCTGGGCCCGGGGCGTCGCCGCCATCGGCGGCGGCTCGCTGCCGGTGACCGCCGACGGGCGGGCCGTCACCGGCCTGCCCGCCGCCCTGGCCATCGTCGGGCTCGCCGCCCTGGTCGCCGTCTTCGCCGTCCGCGGCAGGAGCCGGCTGCTGGTCTCGGCGCTGCTCGCGCTGAGCGGCCTGGGCGCCGGGGCCGCCGCCCTGGCCAACGCGGACGGCCGACGCGCCCTGGACGCGCAGGCGGCCCGTACGACGGCCGACACCGCGGCCCACGTGGCCGGCCTCACCCACACGGCATGGCCGTACGTGACGGCCGTCGGCGGTGCGCTGATCCTGCTGGCCGGACTGCTCGCGCTGCGCTTCGGGAGCAGCTGGCCCACGATGGGCGGCCGCTACGAGCGCGACGGCAGCCCGCGACCCCGCAAGGCGGCCGTGGTGGACCCGGACCGGCCGGAGGACCTGTGGAAGGCTCTGGACCGGGGCGAGGACCCCACCGGCCCGGACCCGGCACCGTGA
- a CDS encoding anthranilate synthase component I, with protein sequence MDLETFRKLAADRRVIPVSRKLLADGDTPVGLYRKLAAERPGTFLLESAENGRSWSRYSFVGVRSDSTLTVRDGQAHWIGTPPVGVPTSGDPLEALRQTVEALHTPRDLASGMPPFTGGMVGYLGYDIVRRLERIGEHTEDDLQLPELTMLLTSDLAVLDHWDGTVQLIANAINHNDLAAGVDEAYSDAVARLDAMEADLARPAPYAPMPLPASELPEYSALWGGEKYQAAVEDVKERIRAGEAFQVVPSQRFETPCSASALDVYRVLRATNPSPYMYLFRFENGFDVVGSSPEALVKVEDGRAMVHPIAGTRHRGATPQQDNELADELLADPKERAEHLMLVDLGRNDLGRVCEPGSVEVVDFMSIERYSHVMHIVSTVTGRVAEGRTAFDVLTACFPAGTLSGAPKPRAMQIIEELEPTRRGLYGGCVGYLDFAGDSDTAIAIRTALLRDGKAYVQAGAGVVADSVPELEDAECRNKAAAVLRAVAAANRLHGA encoded by the coding sequence ATGGATCTTGAGACGTTCCGCAAGCTCGCGGCCGACCGCCGCGTCATCCCCGTCAGCCGCAAGCTGCTGGCGGACGGTGACACGCCCGTCGGGCTCTACCGCAAGCTGGCCGCCGAACGCCCCGGGACGTTCCTCCTGGAGTCCGCCGAGAACGGCCGCTCCTGGTCGCGCTACTCCTTCGTCGGCGTCCGCAGCGACTCCACCCTCACCGTCCGGGACGGCCAGGCCCACTGGATCGGCACGCCTCCCGTCGGCGTCCCGACCTCCGGCGACCCCCTGGAGGCCCTGCGGCAGACCGTGGAGGCCCTGCACACCCCCCGGGACCTGGCCTCCGGCATGCCGCCCTTCACCGGCGGCATGGTCGGCTACCTCGGCTACGACATCGTGCGCCGCCTCGAGCGCATCGGCGAGCACACCGAGGACGACCTGCAGCTGCCCGAGCTGACGATGCTGCTCACCTCCGACCTGGCGGTCCTGGACCACTGGGACGGCACCGTCCAGCTCATCGCCAACGCCATCAACCACAACGACCTGGCCGCAGGCGTGGACGAGGCGTACTCGGACGCGGTGGCCCGCCTCGACGCGATGGAGGCGGACCTCGCGCGGCCGGCCCCGTACGCGCCGATGCCGCTGCCGGCCTCCGAGCTGCCGGAGTACTCGGCCCTGTGGGGCGGCGAGAAGTACCAGGCCGCCGTGGAGGACGTGAAGGAGCGGATCCGGGCCGGCGAGGCCTTCCAGGTGGTGCCCTCGCAACGGTTCGAGACCCCGTGCAGCGCCTCCGCGCTCGACGTGTACCGGGTGCTGCGGGCCACCAACCCCTCCCCGTACATGTACCTCTTCCGCTTCGAGAACGGCTTCGACGTCGTCGGGTCCAGCCCCGAGGCGCTGGTCAAGGTCGAGGACGGGCGGGCCATGGTCCACCCCATCGCCGGCACCCGGCACCGGGGCGCCACCCCGCAGCAGGACAACGAGCTCGCCGACGAGCTGCTGGCCGACCCCAAGGAGCGCGCCGAGCACCTCATGCTCGTCGACCTCGGCCGCAACGACCTCGGCCGGGTCTGCGAGCCGGGATCGGTGGAGGTCGTCGACTTCATGAGCATCGAGCGGTACTCGCACGTCATGCACATCGTCTCCACCGTCACCGGTCGCGTCGCCGAGGGCAGGACCGCCTTCGACGTGCTCACCGCCTGCTTCCCGGCCGGCACCCTGTCCGGGGCGCCCAAGCCGCGCGCCATGCAGATCATCGAGGAGCTGGAGCCCACCCGCCGCGGGCTCTACGGCGGCTGCGTCGGCTACCTCGACTTCGCCGGGGACTCCGACACCGCCATCGCCATCCGCACCGCCCTGCTGCGCGACGGGAAGGCGTACGTCCAGGCGGGCGCCGGTGTCGTCGCCGACTCGGTGCCCGAGCTGGAGGACGCCGAGTGCCGCAACAAGGCCGCCGCGGTGCTGCGGGCGGTGGCAGCGGCGAACCGCCTCCACGGCGCCTGA
- the hisI gene encoding phosphoribosyl-AMP cyclohydrolase, with protein sequence MAPMSTSSLDPAIAARLKRSADGLVPAIAQQYDTGEVLMLGWMDDEALHRTLTTGRCTYWSRSRQEYWVKGDTSGHFQHVKSVALDCDADTVLVQVDQVGAACHTGARTCFDADVLPLAGPSGPTAEAE encoded by the coding sequence ATGGCTCCCATGAGTACGTCCTCCCTCGATCCCGCCATCGCCGCCCGCCTCAAGCGCTCCGCGGACGGTCTGGTCCCGGCCATCGCCCAGCAGTACGACACCGGTGAGGTGCTCATGCTCGGCTGGATGGACGACGAGGCCCTGCACCGCACCCTGACCACCGGCCGCTGCACGTACTGGTCGCGCAGTCGTCAGGAGTACTGGGTGAAGGGGGACACTTCCGGCCACTTCCAGCACGTGAAGTCCGTCGCGCTCGACTGCGACGCCGACACCGTGCTCGTCCAGGTGGACCAGGTCGGGGCGGCCTGCCACACCGGTGCCCGGACGTGTTTCGATGCCGACGTCCTGCCCCTGGCCGGTCCCTCCGGCCCCACCGCCGAAGCCGAATAG